Proteins co-encoded in one Sebastes fasciatus isolate fSebFas1 chromosome 11, fSebFas1.pri, whole genome shotgun sequence genomic window:
- the LOC141776573 gene encoding tripartite motif-containing protein 16-like — MAQKGIQLDEETISCSICLDLLKDPVTIPCGHSYCMNCIQNHWDGEDEKKIYSCPQCRQTFTPRPVLMKSTILADLVEEMKKTVLQAAPADHCYAGPEDVACDVCTGRKLKAFKSCLVCLVSYCEKHLQPHYDVAQLKKHKLVEPSKKLQENICSRHDEVMKMFCRTDQQCICYLCSVDEHKGHDTVSAAAERTERQRELEVSRLNIQQRIQDRGKDVKLLQQEVKAVNLSADKAVKDSEKIFTELIRLMEKRSSDVKQQVRSQQKSEVSRVKELQEKLEQEITELKRRDAEMKLLSHTEDLNQFLLNYPSLSPLSESTSSINIRPLSYFEDVTAAVSEVRDKLQDVLREKWTNVSQTVTEVDVLLSQPEPKTRAGFLQYSREITLDPNSAHTLLLLSEGNRKATLIRQHQSYPSHPDRFTGWCQVLSRESLTGRCYWEVEWRGRVYVAVAYKSIRRTGGPNECLFGWNDKSWALVCDQNSYIFWYNYVQTPVSGPLSSRVGVYLDHSAGVLSFYSVSETMTLLHRVQTTFTEPLYAGLWLIGDDATAEFCKLK, encoded by the coding sequence atggcgcagaaaggaATTCAGCTGGACGAGGAAACAATCTCTtgttccatctgtctggatctactgaaggatccggtgactattccctgtggacacagctactgcatgaactgtattcaaaaccactgggatggagaggatgagaagaagatctacagctgccctcagtgtaggcagactttcacaccgaggcctgtcctgatgAAAAGCACCATAttagcagatttagtggaggaaatgaagaagactgtactccaagctgctcctgctgatcactgctatgctggacctgaagatgtggcctgtgatgtctgcactggtaggaaactgaaagccttcaagtcctgtctggtgtgtctggtctcttactgtgagaaacacctccagcctcattacGATGTGGCtcaattaaagaaacacaagctggtggagccctccaagaagctccaggagaacatctgctctcgtcacgacgaggtgatgaagatgttctgtcgtactgatcagcagtgtatctgttatctctgctctgtggatgaacataaaggccacgacaccgtctcagctgcagcagaaaggaccgagaggcagagagagctggaggtgagtcgactcaacatccagcagaggatccaggacagagggaaagatgtgaagctgctccaacaggaggtgaagGCTGTCAATCTCTCTGCCGATAAAGCAGtgaaggacagtgagaagatcttcaccgagctgatccgtctcatggagaaaagaagctctgatgtgaagcagcaggtcagatcccagcagaaaagtgaagtgagtcgagtcaaagagcttcaggagaagctggagcaggagatcactgagctgaagaggagagacgctgagatgaagctgctgtcacacacagaggatctcAACCAGTTTTTACTCAACTACCcatcactgtcaccactcagcgagtctacatccagcatcaatatccgtcctctgagctactttgaggacgtgacggcggctgtgtcagaagtcagagataaactacaggacgttctgagagagaaatggacaaacgtctcacagacagtgactgaagtggatgttttactgtcacaaccagagcccaagaccagagctggattcttacaatATTCACGTGAAATAACACTGGATCCAAACtcagcacacacactgctgttattatctgaggggaacagaaaagcaacattaattaGACAACATCAGTCTTATcctagtcacccagacagattcactggatggtgtcaggtcctgagtagagagagtctgactggacgttgttactgggaggtggagtggagagggagagtttatgtagcagtcgcatacaagagtatcaggagaACAGGGGGGCCAAATGAATGTTTGTTTGGATggaatgacaaatcttgggcgtTAGTTTGTGACCAAAACAGTTATATATTTTGGTACAACTATGTCCAaacccccgtctcaggtcctctgtcctccagagtaggagtgtacctggatcacagtgcaggtgttctgtccttctacagcgtctctgaaaccatgactctcctccacagagtccagaccacattcactgagcctctctatgctggactcTGGCTTATAGGTGATGATGCCACTGCTGAGttctgtaaactgaaatag
- the LOC141776570 gene encoding tripartite motif-containing protein 16-like, with protein MAQRGVQLEQETFSCSICLDLLKDPVTIPCGHSYCMNCIQNHWNGEDEKKIYSCPQCRQTFTPRPVLMKNTMLADLMEELKKTGLQAAPADHCYAGPEDVACDVCTCRKLKAFKSCLVCLVSYCEKHLQLHYDVAQLKKHKLVEPSKKLQENICSRHDEVMKMFCRTDQQCICYLCSVDEHKGHDTVSAAAERTDRQRELEVSRLNIQQRIQDREKDVKLLQQEVEAVNRSADKAVNDSEKIFTELIRLMEKRSSDVKQQVRSQQKSEVSRVKELQEKLEQEITELKRRDAEMKLLSHTEDLNQFLLNYPSLSPLSESTSSINIRPLSYFEDVTAAVSEVRDKLQDVLREKWTNVSQTVTEVDVLLSQPEPKTRAGFLKYSREITLDPNTAYTLLLLSEGNRKATFMRQHQSYPSHPDRFTGCDQVLTRESLTGRCYWEVEWRGREVYVAVAYKSISRAGGMKEFVFGWNYKSWALDCDQNSYRFWYNYVQTPVSGPRSSRVGVYLDHSAGVLSFYSVSETMTLLHRVQTTFTEPLYAGLWLIVDDATAEFCKLK; from the coding sequence atggcgcagagaggagttcagctggagcAGGAAACCTTCTCTtgttccatctgtctggatctactgaaggatccggtgactattccctgtggacacagctactgcatgaactgtattcaaaaccactggaatggagaggatgagaagaagatctacagctgccctcagtgtaggcagaccttcacaccgaggcctgtcctgatgaaaaacaccatgttagcagatttaatggaggaactgaagaagactggactccaagctgctcctgctgatcactgctatgctggacctgaagatgtggcctgtgatgtctgcacttGTAGGAAACtaaaagccttcaagtcctgtctggtgtgtctggtctcttactgtgagaaacacctccagcttCATTACGATGTGGCtcaattaaagaaacacaagctggtggagccctccaagaagctccaggagaacatctgctctcgtcacgacgaggtgatgaagatgttctgtcgtactgatcagcagtgtatctgttatctctgctctgtggatgaacataaaggccacgacaccgtctcagctgcagcagaaaggactgataggcagagagagctggaggtgagtcgactcaacatccagcagaggatccaggacagagagaaagatgtgaagctgctccaacaggaggtggaggctgtcaatcgctctgccGATAAAGCAGTGAacgacagtgagaagatcttcaccgagctgatccgtctcatggagaaaagaagctctgatgtgaagcagcaggtcagatcccagcagaaaagtgaagtgagtcgagtcaaagagcttcaggagaagctggagcaggagatcactgagctgaagaggagagacgctgagatgaagctgctgtcacacacagaggatctcAACCAGTTTTTACTCAACTACCcatcactgtcaccactcagcgagtctacatccagcatcaatatccgtcctctgagctactttgaggacgtgacggcggctgtgtcagaagtcagagataaactacaggacgttctgagagagaaatggacaaacgtctcccagacagtgactgaagtggatgttttactgtcacaaccagagcccaagaccagagctggattcttgAAATATTCACGTGAAAtaacactggatccaaacacagcatacacactgctgttattatctgaggggaacagaaaagcaacatttatgAGACAACATCAGTCTTATcctagtcacccagacagattcactggaTGTGATCAGGTCCTGactagagagagtctgactggacgttgttactgggaggtggagtggagagggagagaagtttatgtagcagtcgcatacaagagtatcagcAGAGCAGGGGGGATGAAAGAATTTGTGTTTGGATGGAATTACAAATCTTGGGCGTTAGATTGTGACCAAAACAGTTATAGATTTTGGTACAACTATGTCCAaacccccgtctcaggtcctcggtcctccagagtaggagtgtacctggatcacagtgcaggtgttctgtccttctacagcgtctctgaaaccatgactctcctccacagagtccagaccacattcactgagcctctctatgctggactcTGGCTTATAGTTGATGATGCCACTGCTGAGttctgtaaactgaaatag